The Methanomethylovorans hollandica DSM 15978 genome includes a region encoding these proteins:
- a CDS encoding Nif3-like dinuclear metal center hexameric protein has protein sequence MHLSKIVPVLEKIAPPELAADFDIGRIGLNLDLDNDIKKIAVALDPTDYVLNRASEIDTDLLITHHTLIFNPVNSISRTLATSLKIALDNGISLYSMHTNFDRAKGGINDVLAKKLGLSNIQELETGRIGEVPLCSTETLANHVSKSLNTHVQYVGERDDIKRVMVFGGSGFRNEYLEIAKKHDVEAFISSELKHDVIRSRGELTLIDATHYATENPGMEELCPRLADMLGLDVEFIHHNPFIRVI, from the coding sequence ATGCATCTATCTAAGATAGTTCCAGTTCTGGAAAAGATAGCTCCTCCTGAGCTTGCCGCAGATTTTGATATTGGCAGAATTGGTCTTAATCTTGACCTTGACAATGACATTAAAAAAATAGCAGTTGCTTTAGACCCTACAGACTATGTACTAAACAGAGCATCCGAAATCGATACAGATCTCTTGATCACGCATCATACCCTTATTTTCAACCCGGTAAATTCCATTTCCAGGACTCTTGCCACCAGTCTGAAAATAGCCCTGGACAACGGGATCTCCCTGTATTCCATGCATACAAATTTTGACAGAGCTAAAGGAGGGATAAACGATGTACTTGCAAAGAAGCTGGGGCTTAGCAATATACAGGAGCTGGAAACTGGAAGGATAGGCGAAGTGCCTTTGTGTTCAACAGAGACTCTGGCAAACCATGTTTCAAAAAGCCTGAACACGCACGTGCAATATGTGGGAGAGAGGGATGATATTAAACGCGTTATGGTCTTTGGGGGAAGTGGTTTTCGCAATGAGTACCTTGAAATAGCAAAAAAGCATGATGTTGAAGCTTTCATTTCTTCGGAACTGAAACATGACGTGATACGTTCCCGGGGAGAGCTTACACTTATTGATGCCACCCATTACGCTACAGAGAACCCGGGTATGGAAGAGCTGTGCCCGCGTCTGGCTGACATGCTGGGACTGGACGTGGAATTCATACATCATAACCCATTCATAAGGGTGATATGA
- a CDS encoding RAD55 family ATPase has translation MRIESGIDGLDEIIQGGLLSERVYLLSGPPGGGKTTFGVQFLAKGALQGDVGLYVTLLECPQNIISDMSNYSLDIIPLIKVKKLLFADLGPRMEYGYIDELKDIIHPHEGVEGFSNEHEAPSPATVFKELAAYVAEYNIKRLVIDSMTAIRFATQDPALQEKEMTRFIRNLKKLGCTTILIGELTDPNAYTTEQFASHGVIFLHNFLYAKQMTRAIQIIKMRGTKHDCNMHKVQFTERGLQVEGLVQ, from the coding sequence ATGAGAATAGAAAGTGGGATAGATGGTCTGGATGAAATCATACAGGGAGGCCTTCTCTCTGAACGCGTTTATCTGTTAAGTGGGCCACCAGGAGGTGGCAAAACCACCTTTGGTGTGCAGTTCCTTGCAAAAGGCGCACTTCAGGGTGATGTGGGGTTGTATGTCACTCTGCTTGAATGTCCCCAGAACATCATAAGCGACATGTCCAATTACTCCCTTGATATCATACCATTAATAAAAGTGAAAAAACTATTGTTTGCAGATCTGGGACCCCGTATGGAATATGGGTACATTGATGAGCTGAAGGATATAATTCATCCTCATGAAGGGGTGGAAGGTTTTTCCAATGAGCACGAAGCTCCTTCACCTGCTACTGTATTTAAGGAACTGGCGGCATACGTTGCTGAATACAATATCAAAAGGTTGGTGATCGATTCCATGACAGCCATACGTTTTGCGACACAGGATCCGGCGCTGCAGGAAAAAGAGATGACCCGCTTTATCAGGAATCTTAAAAAGCTGGGTTGTACCACTATACTCATAGGAGAGCTCACCGATCCGAATGCATATACTACCGAACAGTTCGCCTCTCATGGCGTGATCTTTCTGCATAATTTCCTATATGCGAAGCAGATGACACGTGCCATTCAGATCATCAAGATGCGTGGTACAAAACATGACTGTAATATGCACAAGGTCCAATTCACTGAACGCGGGCTTCAGGTAGAAGGACTGGTCCAATAA
- a CDS encoding PAS domain-containing sensor histidine kinase — MISKNTGSDVVHSTSEDNEIDFSLVPFSMDFHDPDPGIWHAYMDAVPSMLLVLDTNQVVSFVSEHFCKGLHYTKQEIIGHIWYEILIAPGKRYEARKTYAKPAEYVIDDHGVELPIMDKHGQELPAILRVGYIQDRNGNITGIIAQIEMVNSAYDKYSVCSAADKYRVLVENSADMIVATDTAGVVIYISPSIVTYGFIPEEVILKELSDLFFFEDQSKIIHSLSITLNKSGQTRVQGRLKDPNGKIYWVELYAQALLDNDYHVKGITGTIRDIADRKADLNALEMTTDMFISQARSASEVIIFSDSKGTILFWNRGAENLFFYTAEEALGKHISMIMPQRYWHIHQGWDIVVSTGRSWAMGNIIELYGLKRDGTEFPIEISHSSWKKDGASFFSVTIRDITQRVLNEKEMREAKDKYRMIFEKSPLGIIHLDNSGVITQCNKSFVDIVGVEEANVIGNIIGLNLINSDASEEIKRCITTVLSGKTDDFSGTSFSFMGVRDTPIRASFVPVVTEDKAVAGGICIVEDITESEKAREALIHAKNVAEEASRTKSEFLSNATHELRTPLNAIMGFSDLLQESIEDKLNEDQRKYLTNIISGGKDLLDVVNNILDISNIETGKTSLELEKIDMPVLIQDVVTEMSFFASKRNIALQTELDPQIGLIRADRNKLHQILTNLVSNAIKFGKEGGFVQLRVRQIYGMLHVEVIDNGIGIIIDDQQMLFKPFTQLDSSSTRKYKGNGIGLYIVKQFVNLHGGSVWVESEIRKGSTFTFTISLDL, encoded by the coding sequence ATGATCTCGAAGAATACAGGTTCTGATGTAGTTCACAGTACCTCCGAAGACAATGAGATCGATTTCTCTCTTGTTCCTTTTTCCATGGACTTTCATGATCCTGATCCGGGGATCTGGCATGCATACATGGATGCTGTTCCTTCCATGTTGCTTGTTCTTGACACTAACCAGGTCGTCTCTTTTGTGAGCGAACATTTTTGTAAGGGCCTGCACTACACAAAACAGGAGATCATTGGTCATATATGGTATGAAATACTGATAGCTCCCGGAAAGAGATATGAAGCCAGAAAAACATATGCCAAACCGGCTGAATATGTAATAGATGATCATGGTGTTGAATTACCAATAATGGATAAGCATGGACAGGAACTTCCTGCGATCCTTAGGGTCGGATACATTCAGGACAGGAACGGAAATATTACCGGGATCATAGCACAAATAGAAATGGTCAATTCTGCATACGATAAATATTCTGTATGCTCTGCTGCTGATAAGTATCGTGTGCTTGTGGAAAATTCGGCGGATATGATCGTGGCAACGGATACGGCGGGTGTGGTCATTTATATAAGTCCTTCCATTGTTACATATGGCTTCATTCCTGAAGAGGTGATCCTCAAGGAGCTGTCAGATCTATTTTTTTTTGAGGACCAGAGCAAGATCATTCACTCTCTGTCGATCACCCTTAATAAATCCGGGCAGACCCGGGTACAAGGCCGCCTTAAAGACCCGAATGGAAAAATATATTGGGTGGAATTGTATGCACAAGCATTATTAGATAACGATTATCATGTTAAAGGGATAACTGGTACCATAAGGGACATTGCCGACAGGAAAGCTGATCTTAATGCTCTGGAGATGACCACTGACATGTTCATCTCTCAGGCACGCTCAGCTTCTGAAGTGATCATTTTTTCAGATTCTAAAGGCACTATTTTATTCTGGAACAGGGGTGCTGAGAACCTCTTCTTCTATACGGCTGAAGAAGCATTGGGCAAACATATTTCCATGATCATGCCTCAAAGATATTGGCATATACATCAGGGATGGGATATTGTTGTTTCAACAGGCCGTTCCTGGGCAATGGGAAACATCATCGAACTTTACGGTCTGAAAAGAGACGGAACAGAATTTCCTATCGAGATCTCGCACTCCTCATGGAAGAAAGATGGAGCTTCCTTTTTTAGTGTAACTATCAGGGATATCACACAGCGAGTTCTTAATGAGAAAGAAATGCGGGAAGCTAAGGACAAATATCGTATGATATTTGAGAAATCACCTCTGGGTATAATCCATTTAGATAACTCTGGGGTGATCACTCAATGCAATAAGAGCTTTGTGGATATAGTAGGTGTGGAAGAAGCAAATGTAATTGGTAATATAATTGGTCTTAACCTGATCAATTCTGATGCAAGTGAGGAGATCAAAAGATGCATCACAACAGTGCTCTCAGGAAAAACCGATGATTTCTCAGGTACTTCCTTTTCATTTATGGGTGTAAGAGATACTCCTATAAGGGCCAGCTTTGTTCCTGTGGTCACTGAAGATAAAGCTGTTGCTGGCGGCATTTGTATAGTGGAGGACATAACTGAAAGCGAGAAGGCAAGGGAGGCACTGATACACGCAAAGAACGTAGCTGAAGAAGCTAGCAGAACAAAGAGTGAATTCCTTTCTAATGCTACACATGAACTAAGAACGCCTCTGAATGCTATCATGGGATTCTCTGACCTGTTGCAGGAAAGCATCGAGGATAAGCTGAACGAGGACCAGCGTAAATACCTCACTAATATAATATCAGGGGGTAAAGACCTGCTTGATGTTGTAAACAACATTCTTGATATATCTAACATAGAAACCGGAAAAACAAGTCTTGAGCTTGAGAAAATCGATATGCCAGTTCTCATACAGGATGTTGTCACTGAAATGTCTTTTTTTGCTTCTAAAAGGAACATTGCACTGCAAACGGAACTTGATCCTCAGATAGGGCTGATCCGGGCTGACAGAAACAAATTACATCAGATACTTACCAATCTGGTAAGCAATGCCATCAAGTTCGGTAAAGAAGGAGGGTTCGTACAGCTAAGGGTCAGGCAAATATATGGCATGCTGCATGTCGAGGTCATAGATAATGGTATAGGTATCATTATCGATGATCAGCAGATGTTGTTCAAGCCATTTACGCAGTTGGACTCATCCTCAACACGTAAATATAAAGGAAATGGTATTGGACTTTATATTGTTAAGCAGTTTGTAAATCTGCATGGCGGAAGCGTATGGGTGGAAAGTGAAATCAGAAAGGGCAGTACTTTTACGTTTACCATTTCCCTGGATCTTTAG
- a CDS encoding DHHA1 domain-containing protein: MRAFGKDRLTETFIFTHGDSDGICSGAIAKSAYPDSHIYFTSPVSLLQKLELGKGYKRVIICDIAIDERTSAQLLQKLKDLSRESELIYIDHHPVPKNGWDEPWLHNDPCVCSSELTYKVLAHRLNRDMRRVAIYGAIGDYADDTDSVKEWCEDWDKRTLFFEAGALVQAVIYAGREFDFKRVLIEYLSKDRLPSTIPDVLDFAKQCSDLEEQLRLRIKEQVKSLQNIAYVIDPKGYKSKSAIYAAAYGQRKIGISAEYRQTKHSYDMSFRSRSPVDLNLILRDVAPRYEGTGGGLAEAAGARIPVANFPAFLKDLDMRIGEEEKKLKEEHIIDKCH; encoded by the coding sequence ATGAGAGCTTTTGGAAAGGACCGTCTAACTGAAACTTTTATTTTCACTCATGGGGATTCTGACGGCATCTGTTCCGGTGCCATCGCAAAGAGTGCCTATCCGGACTCACATATATATTTCACAAGCCCTGTAAGCCTGTTACAAAAACTGGAGCTGGGGAAAGGGTACAAGCGTGTGATCATTTGTGATATTGCTATTGATGAACGTACCAGCGCACAGCTTCTTCAAAAGCTTAAAGATTTATCCCGGGAAAGTGAACTGATCTATATCGATCACCATCCTGTACCAAAGAACGGCTGGGATGAACCCTGGCTGCATAATGATCCATGTGTATGTTCCTCAGAGCTGACCTATAAAGTGCTTGCCCATCGTCTGAACAGGGATATGCGCAGAGTCGCTATTTATGGAGCTATAGGTGATTATGCAGATGATACCGATTCTGTAAAGGAGTGGTGTGAAGACTGGGATAAAAGGACCCTTTTCTTTGAGGCCGGTGCACTTGTCCAGGCGGTTATATATGCAGGTCGTGAATTCGATTTCAAGAGAGTGCTTATCGAATATCTTTCAAAGGATCGCCTTCCTTCAACTATTCCTGATGTACTTGATTTTGCAAAACAATGCTCTGATCTGGAAGAGCAGTTGAGGCTAAGGATCAAAGAGCAGGTTAAGAGCTTACAGAACATAGCCTATGTTATTGACCCCAAAGGTTACAAGTCCAAATCAGCTATATACGCTGCAGCTTACGGTCAGCGAAAAATTGGAATCTCTGCCGAATACAGGCAGACAAAGCATTCCTATGATATGAGCTTCCGTTCACGTAGTCCTGTTGATCTTAATCTTATCTTGCGGGATGTAGCTCCCCGATATGAGGGGACTGGCGGTGGTCTTGCGGAAGCAGCTGGTGCAAGGATACCAGTGGCTAATTTTCCAGCCTTCCTGAAAGACCTTGATATGCGCATAGGCGAAGAAGAGAAGAAGCTGAAAGAAGAACATATTATAGATAAGTGCCATTAA
- the engB gene encoding GTP-binding protein EngB, which produces MKNKPDLAYGAEFEILFVGRSNVGKSSVIRKLTGSKVRVGKRPGVTLKPTHVRLGDLLVTDMPGFGFMHGVKERKQDIVKDQIVHYIEDNAERIDLAVLVVDGSSFLDIVTRWEERNEIPVDIELFKFLNEMEIPVILAINKVDKIEEAMVDHVLDAIVEKLGLPSPWNMWQEVVVPVSAKENDLKKLVSCIRQRMHLAKRDDLFRYVH; this is translated from the coding sequence ATGAAAAATAAACCGGACCTTGCTTATGGTGCTGAATTTGAGATATTATTTGTGGGCAGGTCTAATGTTGGAAAATCCTCTGTCATTCGCAAACTGACAGGCAGTAAAGTAAGAGTGGGCAAAAGGCCCGGTGTGACCCTGAAACCTACGCATGTAAGATTAGGTGATCTGCTGGTTACGGATATGCCTGGTTTTGGTTTCATGCACGGTGTCAAGGAACGTAAGCAGGACATCGTCAAAGATCAGATAGTACATTATATAGAGGATAATGCAGAAAGGATCGATCTTGCTGTATTGGTGGTTGATGGCTCTTCTTTTCTGGACATAGTTACCAGGTGGGAAGAAAGGAATGAAATTCCTGTAGATATTGAATTGTTCAAGTTCCTGAATGAGATGGAGATCCCTGTCATTTTGGCTATCAATAAAGTGGACAAGATCGAAGAAGCTATGGTTGACCATGTGCTTGATGCTATTGTGGAGAAACTTGGCCTGCCCTCACCTTGGAATATGTGGCAGGAAGTTGTGGTACCTGTAAGTGCCAAAGAGAACGACCTTAAGAAACTTGTGTCGTGTATCCGGCAACGCATGCATCTTGCAAAAAGGGATGATCTTTTCAGATATGTGCACTGA
- the glgP gene encoding alpha-glucan family phosphorylase — MSDQRSIAYFSMEIGIDEQIHTYSGGLGILAGDTIRSSADLKVPLVAVTLLYRKGYFRQKIEADGWQREETAAWDVEGILEEMPQRTILMLEGRTIHLRAWKYEVKGVTGFTVPIYFLDTDMPENHEWDRTLTHHLYGGDEHYRLCQEAILGIGGIRMLRALGHQNIQSFHMNEGHAALLTLELLDEHTKKDGRAYLIEDDRKAVRSRCVFTTHTLVPAGHDKFPLDVVRRVLGQREDFFALEGVIHDDFLNMTRLALNLSRYVNGVARKHGEATRLMFTGYSINSITNGVHAATWVSEPFQKLFDKYIHIWKQDNFSLRYALSIPKQEIWDAHMEAKKKLLDLVNKQSGVQMDENILTIGFARRAATYKRADLLFHDVERLKRISSQVGKIQVIYAGKAHPRDYEAKKLIQRIFQAKQNLNGDIKLVYLEDYNMTLGAMMTAGVDIWLNTPEPPMEASGTSGMKAALNGVPNLSVLDGWWIEGNIEGVTGWSIGEAVIGNGENRDHSLDAASMYDKLEHTIVPMFYNNRDQFISMMSHSIAINGSFFNTHRMMQEYVLNAYFLC, encoded by the coding sequence ATGAGCGACCAAAGATCAATAGCCTATTTTTCAATGGAGATAGGGATTGATGAACAAATCCACACTTATAGCGGTGGCCTGGGGATACTGGCCGGTGACACTATACGCTCATCGGCTGATCTGAAGGTGCCACTGGTTGCGGTAACTCTTCTTTATCGCAAAGGGTACTTCCGTCAGAAGATCGAAGCAGATGGATGGCAGCGGGAAGAAACGGCAGCTTGGGACGTTGAAGGCATTCTGGAGGAAATGCCTCAGAGAACTATTCTCATGCTGGAAGGAAGAACTATCCATTTAAGGGCCTGGAAATATGAGGTCAAAGGAGTTACCGGCTTTACAGTACCTATCTATTTCCTTGATACTGATATGCCTGAGAACCATGAATGGGATAGGACCCTGACACATCATCTATATGGTGGGGATGAACACTACAGGCTTTGTCAGGAAGCTATCCTTGGTATAGGGGGTATCAGAATGCTCCGAGCTCTCGGCCATCAAAATATTCAGAGTTTCCATATGAACGAGGGACATGCAGCACTCCTGACACTTGAGCTGCTGGATGAACATACAAAAAAGGATGGCAGAGCATATTTGATCGAAGATGACAGAAAAGCTGTGAGAAGTAGATGTGTATTCACGACTCACACTCTTGTTCCTGCCGGTCATGATAAATTCCCTCTAGATGTGGTACGCAGGGTGCTTGGGCAAAGGGAGGATTTCTTTGCCTTGGAAGGTGTCATTCACGATGATTTTCTTAACATGACCCGTCTGGCCCTTAACCTTAGCCGTTATGTTAATGGAGTTGCAAGAAAACACGGGGAAGCCACAAGGCTTATGTTCACAGGATATTCCATCAATTCCATTACTAATGGAGTCCATGCTGCTACTTGGGTTTCAGAACCTTTTCAAAAACTTTTTGATAAATACATTCATATCTGGAAACAGGATAATTTCAGCCTGCGCTATGCATTAAGCATTCCAAAGCAGGAGATATGGGATGCCCATATGGAGGCAAAAAAGAAATTGCTCGATCTTGTCAACAAGCAATCAGGTGTGCAGATGGATGAGAATATACTTACCATAGGCTTTGCAAGACGGGCTGCGACATATAAACGAGCTGATCTCCTGTTCCACGATGTAGAAAGATTAAAAAGAATATCTTCACAGGTTGGAAAGATACAGGTCATATATGCCGGCAAGGCGCATCCCAGGGACTATGAGGCCAAGAAGCTCATCCAGCGTATATTCCAGGCTAAACAAAATCTTAATGGAGACATTAAACTTGTGTATCTTGAAGATTACAACATGACCCTCGGTGCAATGATGACTGCCGGAGTTGATATCTGGCTGAATACTCCTGAACCGCCTATGGAAGCTTCTGGAACCAGTGGAATGAAAGCTGCTCTTAATGGTGTTCCCAATCTGAGCGTGCTGGACGGGTGGTGGATAGAAGGAAACATAGAAGGTGTGACAGGCTGGTCAATTGGGGAAGCGGTTATAGGGAATGGTGAAAACCGTGATCATTCCTTGGATGCAGCCTCCATGTACGATAAGCTGGAACATACGATCGTTCCTATGTTCTATAACAATAGGGACCAATTCATCAGTATGATGTCACATTCCATTGCTATCAATGGTTCATTCTTCAATACCCATAGAATGATGCAGGAATATGTGCTTAACGCCTATTTCTTATGCTAA
- a CDS encoding diacylglycerol/polyprenol kinase family protein produces MTISILTKELWRKSIHLTSLFIVAVYVYLGKPIVLDMLIVYLVLILLIEHFRLSRGIKIPFFDILYREKERSCVGGHVFFVLGSIAAIAAYSKEVAITSILMITFGDMVASLVGIKAGKTPLKGTNKSLEGSVAEFFTDLIIAGVLLQSFSVAFVMAAVATSAETWLTGIDDNLSIPVLSGFSAELMMLIISV; encoded by the coding sequence ATGACTATATCCATTCTAACTAAAGAACTCTGGCGCAAAAGCATTCATCTTACATCTCTTTTTATAGTAGCAGTCTATGTTTACCTGGGAAAGCCGATAGTACTGGATATGCTCATCGTATATCTGGTCTTAATTTTGCTGATCGAACATTTCCGCCTCAGTCGTGGCATTAAAATTCCGTTTTTCGATATATTGTATAGAGAAAAAGAAAGGTCATGTGTGGGAGGACATGTTTTTTTTGTCCTGGGTTCTATTGCTGCTATCGCAGCGTATAGCAAAGAAGTGGCTATCACTTCAATACTTATGATAACTTTTGGGGATATGGTTGCTTCTCTTGTAGGCATCAAGGCGGGTAAAACCCCTCTTAAAGGGACAAACAAGTCTCTGGAAGGCAGCGTTGCTGAATTCTTTACAGATCTTATAATTGCTGGTGTATTGCTGCAAAGTTTTTCTGTGGCTTTTGTCATGGCTGCAGTTGCCACTTCAGCTGAAACATGGCTAACAGGGATAGATGATAATTTATCCATACCTGTATTATCTGGTTTTAGTGCAGAGCTCATGATGTTAATTATTTCAGTATAA
- the acnA gene encoding aconitate hydratase AcnA, which yields MTGKGNPFGARETVDICDENVTIYRLSKLEEMGMVNISRLPYSIRILLESLLRNAGSEVVSEEDVRNLAAWNPENIQQSEIPFIPSRVILQDFTGVPAVVDLAAIRSAMQRLGGNPAEINPVVPVDLVIDHSIQVDYFGTSYAMHCNEKFEFHRNQERYELLHWAQRAFDNLRVVPPGTGIIHQVNLEYLAPLVHFRETEHGKIAYPDSLVGTDSHTTMINGLGVLGWGVGGIEAEAVMLNQPYYMAIPEVLGFRLYGDLKDGVTATDLVLTVTQMLRKYGVVDKFVEFYGPGMRALDLTIRATLANMGPEYGATMGFFPADEKTLEYMLMTGRDRKHVDMVREYLKIQGLFVTDDSPEPVFTHTLELDMSTVEPCLAGPKRPQDRIMLSEMPHVFHKAMETSFKEKRGGELLAADPEYNRWLEEGGYSVAKDKYPGHSGLLKIKCSEDNVSVSHGAVVIASITSCTNTSNPAVLIGAGLLAKKAVERGLRVKPFVKTSLSPGSRVVTDYLKASELTPYLEALGFHEVGYGCTTCIGNSGPLKDSVSQAIKNKDLTVAAVLSGNRNFEGRINAQIKANYLASPILVVAFALAGTVDIDLTREPVACDPNGQPVYLKDIWPGREEINDYVSRYVLPEMFENQYSNVFEGTQLWKQMNAPSGTQYSWNPESTYIQEPPFFKDFPLDIRAKQDIKGARVLAMLGDSITTDHISPAGSIPAHYPAGEYLLNRGVDEKHFNSYGARRGNHEVMMRGTFGNVRLKNQLVPGKVGSWTLHLPDRQEMYIYDAAMQYMKDKVPLIVIAGKEYGTGSSRDWAAKGTQLLGVQAVIAESFERIHRSNLIGMGVLPLQFKEGENFRTFGLDGTEVYDLLDIAMLQPAGELRVVAHKADGTAKTFNVIVRLNSSIEVEYFRNGGILHRFLRENIKGN from the coding sequence ATGACCGGAAAAGGAAACCCGTTCGGTGCAAGAGAGACCGTTGATATTTGTGATGAGAACGTGACGATCTACCGTCTGAGCAAGCTTGAGGAAATGGGTATGGTAAACATATCCCGTTTACCGTATTCTATCAGGATATTGCTTGAATCCCTTCTGAGGAATGCAGGAAGCGAGGTTGTAAGTGAGGAGGACGTCCGTAACCTTGCTGCATGGAATCCTGAAAATATACAGCAATCGGAGATACCGTTTATTCCTTCAAGGGTCATACTTCAGGATTTCACAGGTGTGCCAGCGGTTGTAGACCTGGCTGCAATAAGATCGGCGATGCAACGCCTTGGGGGAAACCCGGCTGAAATCAATCCTGTGGTACCAGTGGATCTTGTAATAGACCATTCGATACAGGTGGATTACTTTGGAACTTCTTATGCCATGCATTGTAATGAAAAGTTCGAATTCCACCGTAACCAGGAACGATATGAACTGCTTCACTGGGCACAAAGAGCTTTTGACAATCTCAGGGTTGTACCCCCCGGAACAGGCATAATTCATCAGGTAAACCTTGAATATCTGGCGCCTCTGGTACATTTCAGGGAAACGGAACACGGTAAGATAGCATATCCTGATTCCCTTGTAGGTACCGACTCTCATACGACCATGATCAATGGTCTGGGTGTGCTAGGCTGGGGTGTGGGTGGTATAGAAGCAGAGGCTGTGATGCTTAACCAGCCCTATTATATGGCTATTCCTGAAGTCTTAGGTTTCAGGCTATATGGTGATCTGAAGGATGGGGTGACAGCAACAGATCTGGTTCTCACTGTAACGCAAATGCTAAGGAAATATGGTGTTGTTGACAAGTTCGTGGAGTTCTACGGACCGGGTATGAGAGCTCTTGATCTGACGATAAGGGCAACCCTGGCGAACATGGGCCCGGAATATGGGGCTACAATGGGATTCTTCCCTGCTGATGAGAAGACCCTGGAATATATGCTTATGACAGGCAGGGACAGGAAGCATGTGGACATGGTCCGCGAGTACCTCAAGATACAGGGACTGTTCGTAACTGATGATTCTCCGGAACCTGTATTCACACATACGCTGGAACTTGACATGAGCACCGTGGAACCATGCCTGGCAGGACCCAAAAGACCTCAGGATCGCATAATGCTTTCCGAAATGCCCCACGTATTCCACAAGGCAATGGAAACGTCATTCAAAGAAAAGAGAGGAGGAGAGTTACTCGCAGCAGATCCGGAATACAATCGCTGGCTGGAAGAGGGGGGGTACAGTGTTGCAAAGGACAAATATCCTGGTCATTCTGGTCTTCTGAAGATCAAATGTTCTGAAGATAATGTTTCTGTCTCGCATGGTGCTGTGGTTATTGCATCCATTACTTCATGCACCAATACTTCCAATCCCGCCGTGCTCATAGGTGCAGGGCTGCTTGCAAAGAAAGCGGTGGAGAGGGGACTGCGGGTGAAACCCTTTGTGAAGACAAGCTTGTCTCCGGGTTCTAGGGTAGTAACCGACTATCTGAAAGCTTCGGAATTAACACCTTATCTCGAGGCTCTGGGATTCCATGAGGTAGGATATGGATGTACCACATGTATCGGTAACAGTGGTCCTCTGAAGGATTCAGTGTCTCAGGCAATAAAGAACAAAGACCTTACAGTTGCTGCAGTACTTAGCGGTAACAGGAATTTCGAGGGCAGAATCAATGCCCAGATAAAGGCGAACTATCTTGCTTCTCCCATACTGGTGGTCGCATTTGCTCTTGCAGGTACAGTGGACATCGATCTTACCCGGGAACCTGTAGCATGTGATCCTAATGGGCAGCCAGTGTATCTGAAAGATATATGGCCCGGACGGGAAGAGATCAATGATTATGTTTCCAGGTATGTTCTTCCTGAAATGTTTGAAAACCAATACTCCAATGTGTTTGAAGGCACACAGCTGTGGAAGCAAATGAATGCTCCCAGCGGAACCCAATATAGCTGGAATCCTGAATCCACTTATATCCAGGAGCCACCTTTCTTCAAGGATTTCCCACTTGATATAAGGGCAAAACAGGATATAAAGGGTGCAAGGGTTCTGGCAATGCTGGGTGACAGTATAACCACTGACCATATATCACCTGCAGGGTCCATACCTGCACACTATCCTGCCGGAGAATATCTCCTTAACCGCGGTGTAGATGAAAAGCATTTTAATTCATATGGAGCCCGCAGAGGAAATCATGAGGTCATGATGCGTGGGACCTTTGGTAATGTCAGGCTCAAAAATCAGCTTGTTCCAGGAAAAGTGGGCTCCTGGACCTTGCATCTGCCTGACAGACAGGAGATGTACATCTATGATGCTGCCATGCAGTATATGAAAGATAAAGTCCCATTGATAGTGATCGCAGGCAAAGAGTATGGTACTGGAAGTTCTCGCGACTGGGCTGCCAAGGGTACTCAGCTTTTGGGAGTCCAAGCAGTGATAGCTGAATCATTCGAGCGTATTCACCGCAGCAATCTTATAGGCATGGGAGTACTTCCCCTGCAATTCAAGGAAGGAGAGAATTTCAGAACCTTTGGATTAGATGGGACTGAAGTATATGATCTGTTGGATATTGCCATGTTGCAGCCCGCCGGTGAACTGAGGGTTGTGGCCCACAAGGCAGATGGCACCGCAAAAACCTTCAATGTCATTGTAAGGCTTAATTCTTCCATTGAGGTGGAATATTTCCGAAATGGAGGAATATTGCATAGGTTCCTCAGGGAGAATATCAAAGGGAACTGA
- a CDS encoding CxxC-x17-CxxC domain-containing protein, with protein MERRGFGSSQGNRGGSGRGGFGGENREMHNATCADCGKETQVPFEPDPDRPVYCRDCLPAHRPPKRY; from the coding sequence ATGGAACGCAGAGGATTTGGATCATCCCAAGGAAACAGAGGCGGCAGCGGCCGTGGCGGTTTCGGTGGGGAAAACAGAGAGATGCACAATGCAACCTGCGCAGACTGTGGTAAGGAAACACAGGTACCTTTCGAACCTGACCCCGACAGACCAGTATACTGCAGGGACTGCCTGCCAGCTCACAGGCCACCAAAGAGATACTGA